A region of the Corynebacterium endometrii genome:
GCCTTGCTACCATCGCCTCCGGCAAGCACCTCGTGCTCTACGTCTGGTACGACAACGAGTTTGGTTACTCCAACCAGGTAATCCGCATCGTTGAAGAACTCGCGGGCGCACGCCCAGTGGTTCTTCCACGCCGCGTTTCCCCTGAATCTCTGTAGGATTAGCCGCCTAGTGCACTTTTAACGCCGGACCCGCGTCGCGGGGCCGGCGTTGCTTCGGTTTTAGCGAAAGGGGTGGGGCAGCTGCGGGGCGCGGACGCTCACCCTAGTGTCGCGATTCGGCCGAACACCCACATGCCCCACCGCAGCAGCCGCCGTTGGATAGTAGATTTGTATGATCCACCGAGTCCGGTTGACCGTAGTGGGTAGTTGCCTGGAGATGGCCCAGTCCATCGATCTCAATGCGCACGGTCTGGCCGTCTCCGATAAAACGCGGCGGGTTCATGCCCGCGGCAACGCCCTCGGGCGTGCCCGTGACGATGACATCGCCGGGGTTGAGCGGGTAAAGCCGGGAGCAGTACTCAATCAGCTCGGCTACGGAGAAAATCAGGTCATCGGTGTTGTCATCCTGGCGTGTTTCGCCGTCGACCTGGGTGCGGATGCGGGCTCCCCGGCCCGGAGACCATTCATCCGGAGTCGTGAGCCACGGGCCAAACCCCGCCGTTCGGTAGAAGGACTTGCCGGCGTGGAACTGGCTGGTGGCCTTCTGGAAGTCACGCATGGAATAGTCATTCATGACCGCGTAGCCGGCCACGTAATCCAAGGCCTCATCGCTGGAGACCTGGTAGGCGCGGGTGCCGATTACCGCGCAGAGCTCGCCCTCGTAGTCCAGCTTTGACGTGGCGTAGTCCGGCACATAAACGTCATCGTAGGGGCCGGTCAGCGCGTCGGGGAACTTGATGAACAGCGTCGGCTGGTTCGGTGCCTCGTGCCCCATCTCCCGAATATGCTTAGCGTAGTTCAGGCCGACGCAGATGATCTTCCCCGGGTTGGGGATAACAGGGGCCAGATTGGCCGGGTTAAAGGTGATGGGTTCGCCGGACATCTCGGCCGCCTTGCGCCAATCGGGGCTGGCCAGCAGGGCGCCAACATCTTCGTGGTCCAGTTCGGTGCCAAAACCCTCACCGTCAACGCGGACAGTGGTGGTGCCGTAGGGGGTCCTTAGGGTAGCTAGTTTCATGTTCAGCTAGCTTAGTCGCCGCACCGGGGGAATTGCCGGGAAAATAAGGATTACCGGAGGGATTGCTCGAGGAGGTCGGCGGCGTCGGCGGCTACGATGGGCAGGTCGGCGACCTCGGATTTGGCAAACGGTTTAAGGACAAACGATGCCACGTCCTGGCGTCCCGGAGGGCGGCCAATCCCTACGCCCAGGCGCTGATAGTCCTTGGTGCCCAGCGACTTGGTAATCGAACGTAGGCCATTGTGGCCGTGATCGCCGCCCCCGGAACGCAGTTTTACCTGGCCGAATTCCAGCTCGAGATCATCATAAATGACAACCACATCGCCAGGCTCTATTCCGTAATAGGACGCCAATGCCTTGACGGCGCCGCCGGAAAGATTCATAAAACACCGGGGTTTAGCCACAATCGCCCTGCGCCCCAGCAGGCGGCCGGCGGGCAGCTCCACGATTTCCGTATTGGTCTTTTTGTGCACGCTTAAAGACGCGGGCATGGGGGAGACACGCGTCAACAACTCATCGATGACCTCGAAGCCAACGTTGTGGCGCGTGCCAACATACTTTGGGCCCGGATTGCCCAAACCTACAATAAGAACGGGGGTCTCACTCACGCTCCATATTGTTCCACATCCCGGCCTCCCGCCACGGTGCCGGGTGGTCTCTAAACCAACAGCGGTGCGCGGTAACCGGGGTGGGTGTTGACCGGAGGGCCGCCATAAGGGGAACACCATGCGGATTTGCCGTTGACTTTAATCATCCGGCCGCGGTTGCGGACCTTGTCATCCTCGTTCACCGCGTTGTGATATGGGCAAAGCATGAGCAGGTTGGCCATGGACGTAGGGCCGCCATTCTTCGCGGCGATGATGTGGTGAACCTGCGACATGTCCGCCGGGCAGTGGCATCCCGGCCAGGCACAAACGGGGTTTTCGATGCAGGCCAACTTGCGCTGTTTGCCATTGGCCAGGCGCTCCGTGGTGCCAAGGTCGATGGGCCCGAGAACCGGGTGGACCAGTGCGGCGTAGCCACGCTCAGAGATCTTTGACTGCAGGAGCTGGGCGCCGGTGAGCACCTGGCCGTTGGTGCAGCGAAGCAGCGTCTCATCCCCGGTACCGTCTAGAATTTCGTCCAGATCATCTATGGTAACCACCACGTTGATGGCGTATTCCGGCGCGGATTGGCCGGCGAAATAGCGCTTATGAAAAGTCTCAATGGTGCCGTCCTGGCCCTCGTACATCTCACCTATCAGCTTGGATGGACCTGTAAGCACCATCTGCCAATGTGTGGAACCGCGGCGGATGCGCACGCCCTCTACTGGGGCCTTGGGTGGTTTTAGGGCCTTGAGGCGCTCACGGGCGACCGAGTCGACGCGAGACGCGGGTAGCAGGGCTAGTTCCTCCCGCAGGCGCCATTTATCCAAAGACTTCTTCACGCGCCGGACAAAGCGCTCGATCCGGATGAGTACCTGGAGATCATGGGTGGTGCGGCGGGCGCGTTCCTGCTTGCGGGTGTAAGCGGTGTCACCGAAATACGCGGCATAAAGGTCGAGGAGTTCTTGCGCGTGCGCGGGAGAGGCGCCCCAGTCCATCAAGTCCTGTCTCGACGCACCGGAGACCTGCGCCACGAGCTGAATGCCGTGGGCAAGGGAGGAAAGGTACGTCTGCAAGCTCATGGTTTTACGCTAAATCGCCTGGCGGGCCAAGCGCAAGAATATTTAGCCGCCTGTGGATAACTCTGCTAAGGCACAGGTAGATCCCTATTTCAGGCAATAAAACAGAGAAACCGCCCCCCGCCCATGCATCGAGTGCACGGGGCGGGGGCGGAAGCTCACGCGGCGGCTTGGCCGCGCAGGAAACGAGATTTACTCGTTATCGGAGGACTCCTCGGAAGCAGACTCCTCAGCCTCTTCCTCAGACTCAGCGCCGGCCTCGGCGCCGCCCTCTTCGGCAGCCTCAGCGGCAGCCTCGAGCTCTTCGTCAACCTCAGGAACGGAAACGGTAGCAACAACGGTCTCGCCGTCTGCGACCAAGGTGGTGCCCTCAGGCAGCTCAACGTCAGCGGCGGTTACCACGGTGCCGTCCTCAGCGCCCTCAACGGAGGCAACCAGCTCTTCTGGGATGGACAGTACGTTTGCCTCAACGAGCAGCTCGTAAGCGTCCTGGTTGATCATCAGGCCTGGGGCTGGCTCGCCGGTGACGGTTACAGGTACCTCAACCTCAACCTTCTCGCCACGCTTAATGGTCAGGAGGTCGATGTGGTCGATGTCCAGGGTCAGCACGTTCTGATCGATGTGCTTAACCATGGTCAGGTGCTGCTCGCCGTCAATCTCGAGCTCCAGAACAGCGTTTACGCCGTGGTTGCGGACCAGGGCGGTGATTTCCAGGCGGTCCACTGCGAAGTGGATTGGGTCGTGGCCGTGGCCGTAGATTACGCCAGGAACCTTGCCGGCGCGGCGTGCGCGGCGGGCAGCGCCCTTGCCGAATTCGTTACGTGCATCTGCTTTGATGACAGGCTGATTGCTAGCCATAGTGGTCTCCTTCTACAAGTTTATTTCTAACCGGCGGGGCAGTGGAGCCGCGATGCGCGTGAAGACGTGCAGCACATACAACAAAAGCCTGCCGATGGACGTCTTGGACGAGTCATCGCAGGCTTGGAAAGCTTAAGCTGCTTACATGAAATCAATCGCGTCGATAACGGCGTATAAAACGCCCTCGCCGAGACGGTGATAATCTACCACTACCGCAACCTCGAAGGCAAAAGCACCGCGGGTAGAGCGCCTTGAGGGGCCACCGCATGACCGATCAGGGGCCTCAATGAAGTCCTTGGCCCGACCCACACAGGGAGGCTGCGCGGCGAAGCCAGATATCACCGGCGGTAGCCCAATCGTTGATGGTTTCGGCGGCGGCGGAGTCGTAGCGCAGGCACCGTGCGGCGACCCGGGCCAGCTGCTCTACGGTGTCCCACCACGGCTCGGTAGTGATGAGCTCCTCGAGCAGCGGCAGCAGCGCGGCTGGGAATCGGCGCTGGCGCAGCAAGTGATCGCACGCAACATACTTGAACTCCCTTTCCGGCAGGGACCACAGGCCGCGCACAAAATCCGGATCCAGCGGCCGGCGATCCAGGATTCCGCGGGTGGCCCGCTGGCGGGTTTTAACCGGGATACCCAGGAATTCACACCGGCGACCCGCCGCGGCGGACATGGCGAAGGCTTGGTCCGCATCGGCCAGCGGCGCCAGAACCTCCTCTACCGCCTCTACGGCCCGGGCGCGGGCGCAGTAGCCGTCTTCGCAGGGTTCGGTCATCATTGCTCGCCTCGCTATCGATGAGCGCGACCCGGGATTAACCGGCCGTGTAGCCGCCATCGACGGGTAGGGCGGCGCCGGTGATGTAGGAGGCGTCGGAGGAAAGCAAGAAGCGGATCAAGTATGCCACCTCTTCCGGGTTGCCCAGGCGACCCAGGGGATGGGCGTTGATGATCTTGCCGATTTCTTCATCGTCCATCTCACGGGCAAGCATCGTGTTGCGCACATAGGCCGGGGTCACCGCGTTGATGCGAATGCCCTTGGAGGCGTATTCCAGCGCCGCGGTGCGCGTTAAGCCAATGACACCATGCTTGGCGGCGGTGTACGCCGAGTGGCCGTGCGCGGCCAGGAAGCCGTGGACCGAAGCTACATTGACTATCGCGCATTGGCTCGTGCGCTCCTGGTCCATGAACTGCTCGAGCTGGTAGCGCATGGCATACGCAACGGAGTTGAGATTGAGATCGATCTGGCGATCCCAATCGGAGACGTGGAATTCCCCGGAGCGCTGCGGTTCGCTTCCATAACCGGAGGAATTGACCGCCAGGTGCAGGCCGCCGAAGGCTCGCACCGCGAAATTCACGGCCTCGCGCTGGTCCGCCTCGGACGCCTGGTCCATGACAAAGGCTTCTGCGGTGCCGCCGGCTTCGCGGATGTCAGCGACTAGGGACTGCAGCTCGGGTTCGGAACTATCGCCCGCGACAACCTTGGCGCCACAGGCTGCCAGCTCCTTTGCTGTGGCGGCGCCAATTCCGTATGCAGCGCCCGTTACCAGCGCCACACGTCCGTCAAAACTAGAAAACCTACCCATTGGGGACGGCGTTCCTTTCTCTGACGTTTCAAGTCAGTTGAGGAAAGAGTACGCCCCCAAGGGTAGTGAATTTATGAAGGAATTACCGCAAACCGGGTTTGTGGCTACTTCTGAGCCTCTTCTTGGGGCTCGAAAAGGGTGGTCACGGAGCCATTCTCGAAGATCTCATGGATGGTCTTGGCCAGCAGCGGAGCGATCGAAAGAACGGTCAGGTTGGACCAGCCCTCGGTGGACTGAGGCAGCGTATCGGTGGCGATAACTTCCTCCGCACCGCACTCGGACAGGCGCTCACGGGCAGGGTCGGAGAACACGCCGTGGGTACAAGCAATGACAACGGACTTGGCGCCGGCTTCCTTCAGCACGCGCACGGCGCCCGCGATGGTGCCGCCGGTATCAATCATGTCATCCAACAGGATGCAGTCCTTGCCCTCTACGTCACCAACGACTCGGTTGGACACGGTCTGGTTAGCAACCTCTGTGGAGCGGGTCTTGTGGACGAACGCCAGCGGGGCGTCACCCAATTCGTGTGCCCATTTCTCGGCAACCTTCACGCGGCCGGCGTCAGGGGAGACCACCGCCAGGTTGTCCAGGGAGTACTTGCCCTTGATGTAGTCCACCAGGATTGGCATGGCGTGCATGTGGTCCACCGGACCATCGAAGAAGCCCTGAATCTGATCGGTGTGGAGGTCGACGGTGACGATGCGGTCAGCGCCGGCGGCGGTGAGGAGGTCAGCGATCAGGCGCGCGGAGATAGGCTCACGGCCGGAGTGCTTCTTATCCTGGCGCGCGTATGGGTAGAACGGCAGGATAGCGGTGATGCGCTTTGCGGAACCGCGCTTGAGCGCATCAATCATGATGAGCTGCTCCATGAGCCACTTGTTCAGCGGCTGCGTGTGGGACTGGATGACAAAGCAGTCCGAGCCACGTACGGATTCTTCGAAGCGGATGAAGATTTCACCATTCGCAAAGTCGCGGGCGGTGGTAGGCACCAAGTCAGTGCCGAGCTCCTTCGCTACTGCCTCGGCCAGCTCGGTGTGAGCGCGGCCGGAAAACAGCATGAGCTTCTTCTTGACCTTGGTCTTAATCTTCTTGCCAGTCATAGGGGTCTAAGTGCCTTTCCTATCAATCCTGTGTGACTTTTATACGGTGTCAGATTCTTCAGAACCGGAACCAGTTTCAATGGAACGGGCCTGGGCCGCCTCCGCGGCTTCTGCCGCAGGGGTACCAGGGCGCTTGCGCTGAACCCAGCCCTCGATGTTGCGCTGCTTGCCGCCCGAGACCACGAGCGCGCCCGCAGGAACATCCTCCTTGATAACTGTACCCGCACCGGAGTATACGCCGTCACCAATTTGGACAGGTGCAATGAACATCGTGTCAGAACCGGTGCGCACATGGCTGCCGATGGTGGTGTGGTGTTTGTTTACCCCGTCATAGTTGACGAAGACGGAGGAAGCTCCGATATTGGAGTATTCGCCCACGGTGGCATCGCCAATGTAGGTCAGGTGCGGAACCTTGGAGCCGCGGCCAATTTGCGCGTTCTTCGCCTCGACAAAGCCGCCCAGCTTGCCCTCTTCGGCCAGGATGGTGCCGGGGCGGATGAAGGTAAACGGTCCCACGTTGGCGCGGGCGCCGATGGAGGAATCAGAGCCGTGGGTGCGCACGACGGTGGCTTCCTCACCCACCTCCATGTTTGTCAGCGTGGTATCCGGACCGATTTCTGCGCCGTCGGCGATCACGGTGGTGCCCTTGAGCTGGGTGCCGGGGTGGATGGTGACGTCCTGGCCGATCCGCACGGTCACGTCTATCCAGGTGGTGGCCGGGTCCTCGATGGTGGCGCCGCCGCGCATGGCGGCTTCGACGGTGCGCTGGTTGAGCACGCGGCCGGCGTCGGCGAGCTGAACGCGGTCGTTAACGCCCGCCAATTCGGCGGCGTCGGTCGCGAGGTGCGCGCCTACGCCATGGCCGGCTTCGCGCGCGATTTCCAGGACGTCGGTGATGTACAGCTCGCCCTGGGCATTGTTTGAATCCAGCTTGGTTAGCGCGTCGCGCAATACGGCAGCATCAAACGCGAAGACGCCGGAATTGACCTCATCGATCTCAAGCTGCTGCGGCTGCGCGTCCTTCTGCTCCACAATGGCGGTGACCGAGCCGGCCTCATCGCGGACAATCCGGCCATACCCGGTTGGGTCCTCAAGCCTCATGGACAACACGGTCACGGCATTGCCGGCGGCCACGTGCTCGTCTGCCAGCGCCTGGATGGTCTCGGCGCGCAGCAGCGGAACATCGCCATTGGTCACCAATACGGTGCCCTCGAAAGATGGGATTGGCTCGAGCCCGCACTGCACCGCGTGACCGGTGCCGTTTTGCTCCTCCTGGACCGCCTGAATAACCTCGCGCCCGAGCTCCGCCGCGATGGCGTCAACGGCGGGGGAGACCTGGTCACGCTGGTGGCCCACCACAGTGACGATGTGCTGCGGATTGATCCCAGCCGCGGCATGCAGGGCGTGGCCTACAAGCTGGCGGCCGCCAATGTCATGCAGTGTCTTTTGCTTGCTGGACTTCATGCGGGTGCCTGCGCCGGCGGCGAGGACCACAACGGCACACGGGTTAGTAGCTACCACGGGAAAATGAGCTCCTAAAAATTGGGATTGTTGAATCGATAATATGCGGGCGCTTTCGCTGCGCCGTTAGGCCACTTATCTTATAGGCCATAAGGGGCCTTATGCAGAGACCTCCTTGAGGCCCCGGGCGCGCCAGACGCCCACGAAGCCCATCGCGGCCAGCAGTAGCAGGGCAAAGGAGGTCCCAGCCAGCGCAACCAACGCGCTTATGCCGCCGGCAACAAGCAGGAACACGCCCATGAGCGTGTTGGCCGCGCCGACAAAACGGGTCCGCTGGTCACCCTCCGCCATGTCCACCACGTAGGTTTTGCGCGCCACGCGGATAGCGGTGTGGGCGAGGTTTACAAGGAAAAACGCCGCCGGCATAATCCACGCCAGCAAGCTTGGCGGCAACCACGCCGCCGCGGCGACGATGAGCACCAGGATGACCGAGGCGCTCGCCGCTCCGCCCGCCATGACCGAGCGCGAGGATTTATCAGCCAGCAGGCCGGATACTCGCCCGCCGACGAGGCTGGCCAGACCAGAGGCCACGATGAAACCGGCGAGACCGGAGAGCGCATCACTGCCCGCTTCCTGCGCGAGCATCACGATGAAGGAGGTGGAAAGCGCGGATACCAGAAGCAGCGAGCGCACAAAGACAAAGGAGCGAAAATCCTTGTAGTCGTGGAACAGGTGCCAGGTGTCCTTCCACCAGGACCTATCCATGCCCCGTGGTTCCTCGTCCGAGTGGGGTTCGTAGATACCGGAGAAAATCAGGGCGGCTGCCAGCCAACCGAGCGAACCTAAGCCCAGCAGGGCGGCGAGGCCCCAACCCGGCAGGTCTCCAAGGAAGTAGAGCGCTAATCCCACGGCAAGCGTGGTTGCACCGCCGATTTGGGTGGCGCGCCCGGTTACCTTGCCGCGCCGGCCCTTGGAGATGGTGCGCCCCTGCACGTCTTTTCCGGCAATGGAACATAGCGCCCGGAAGATGGAGAGTGCGCTCAAGGCAGCGATGACCACTACGCCCAAGCCGATGCCCGTAAAACACAGGGCCGCCAGGGCAATGATCAGGGCGCTGGCGGCCTGGCCGATGCTGCCGAGGATCCACAGTTTCTTACGGGAGCGGTGCGTGGTCACCCATGGGCTCAGCGCCGCCTGCGGCAACATGGATCCGGCCTCGCGGATGGGAACCAGTAGACCCGTGAAGAATCCGGGAACGCCGGCGGCCTGAAAGATCCAAGGGAGTACCGTCTTGGCGGCGACGAGCTGATCGCCAATATTTTGCAGGCCATTTGACCACGCGAAACGGGTTGCGTTGCGGGCCTCGTTGCGGCCTTCCTGGCCCTCCGGGTGTGTCATAAGAATTAAGCATAGGGCCCCGTCCTGGGTGGAGGGAAAATGGGCGGAAGAACGAGTGGCTGCGCTAGGGTTAATGCACATGGCAGACGTGGATCCCCTCATCCAGACGCTCTATGACGTCTTTGACCTCATCGGAGTAGTTCTCAACGGCATTATCGGCGGAACAATCGCCCGCAAGCGCCAATTTGACCTCATCGGGTTCATCTTCCTCGCCCTATTTTCCGCGCTGGCCGGCGGCATGATGCGCGACATGCTCATCGATCAGGGCCCCGCCGCGGCGATTTCCAACCCCACCTACCTGTCGCTGGCGATGCTGGGTGCGCTCATCGCATACCTCACTGATTTCAAGGGACGTGCCTGGGAAATGTTCCGCGTTCACGGCGATGCCGTGATTCTCGGCGTGTGGTCCGTCACCGGATGCGTGAAATCGCTGGCCTATGACATGCCCCTTATCGCGTGCGTGTTCATGGGCGTGCTGACCGCGGTGGGCGGCGGCATGGTCCGCGATATTGCCTCCGGCATTACACCGTCCGTCTTCGGCGGCAGCCCGCTGTATGCCGTCCCGGCGGTGGTGGGTGGATGTGTGATGGTGGCCTTCGCCCAGTTCGATTACACCGCTCTTGGCATGATCGTCTCTCCAATCATCGCGGCTGGCTTAGCAATCACGGCATACTGGCGGGAATGGATCCTGCCACGAGGCTCCTACTTTGCGCCGGTCAACTACACCGCTATGCAGGTGGCACAGATTGCCCGCCGCGCCGAACGCAAGGGCTACGCCATGGGCAAAAAGGCCGGGCGGAAGCTCATCCGCGGTAAATCGCCAAAAAGCAGTGGCGATGACCATGGCCCTGGTGAGTAGGGCCCATGCGCGGAGAGACGGTTGCCCTTAAATTCGCCCGCCTCGGTGCGCCCTAGAGTTCCATGCTCGTAGTGCATCCGGACCCGCCCAGTTGTTTTGTTTTCGAGACTCCCCGACGCGTCATCTCTATAGCGCGTAATCCGCAGGTACTTCAACCGCGTCTACACCGTGTTCCGACCCGCCAGCTGGCGTGAAGTGCCCGCCCACTGACTCCAATTATTTACATCAACAGGACGCCCTAGCCCACGGTGGGAAGCCCCGACTTCATCCATAGGCTCCTGGTGGTTACGGCGCGTGCGTTAACCACCATAGGCGCAAAGCTCGCGGTCTGCCCGAGGGTGCAATGCAACAAACGTTCGGGCAGTAGCTGGCCATCGGCAACGAACCGAATCCCACGACGTACCATCCAGAAATAGGCCTAAACAGGCCTAAACCAGTTCAACCCGAAAAAGTAAAAACACCCCACCACCAGCAAAACACTGGTAGAGGGGTGTAACAAAAAGCTTCCCCACCAGGACTCGAACCTAGAATGACGGTACCAAAAACCGTAGTGTTGCCGATTACACCATGGGGAACCAGCAACCAGTGCGCATACGCACCTGGCGCTGTAAACACACTACCTGAAAATCCCGTCGGGGCATAAATTGACTCGCGCTTAAATCCTTCTCGGCCGGCGGGGCGGGGCGCCGGCTCACGTTTGCCGGCGTAGGGGCATTAGGCTGGAGGGCATGGTGAGGCAGAGAATGCCCGGCAAGCAGCGCCGGGAACAGTTGATTTCCATCGGGCGCGCGGCTTTTTCGGAACTTGGATTTGACGGCACCTCGGTCGAGGAAATCGCGCTACGCGCGGGTGTATCCAAGCCGGTGGTCTATGAGCACTTCGGTGGCAAAGAAGGCCTGTACGCGGTGGTTATCGACCGTGAGATGCTGGCCTTGGAGAAGGTGATTACGGGGGCTTTGCAGGAGGGGTCGTGGCGCGCCCGCATCGAGCAGGCGACCATGGCGCTGTTGACGTACATCGAGGAAGAAACGGACGGGTTTATCATCCTGGTGCGTGATTCCAAGCCGGGCACGGACCGCAGTTATTCCACGCTGCTTAACACGGCGGTGGGGCAGGTCTCCCACATCCTGGGCAACGCCTTTGCCCGGCGCGGGCTGGATCCTGCTTTGGCGGAGCTGTACGCCCAGGCGTTGGTGGGCATGGTGTCCATGACCGCCCAGTCGTGGTTGGACGTGCGCAGGCCGGACAAGGAAGCAGTGGCGGCGCATATCGTGAATTTGTGCTGGAATGGTTTGTCTGGTTTGGAGCAAAAACCTAAGCTGTCAGTTCCGTTGGTTGAGTTGGAAGATACCGCCTTTGATGCGTCCGCCGGTGGCAAAACGGTGGACGCGGGCGAAGAGGATGTGAAGTAAACGTGCCGCCTATGCTTTCCGGATTGCTCAAGGTTGCTGCCTCGGATCCCAAGTTGAAGGGGTTGGCCTCCAACGTGGGGTTGGAGCGGCTGCATATCAGCGGCATCGATCAGGCCCGTCCCTGGGCTATCGGCGCGCTGGCTAATCAGGCGCCGGTGCTGGTTGTCACGGCCACCGGCCGTGAGGCTGAGGATTTGACCGCAGAGCTGGCCGCCATGATGGGGGATAAGGTGGCGTTTTTCCCGGCGTGGGAGACGCTGCCGCACGAGCGTTTGAGCCCTGGCGCGGATATCGTGGGTCGGCGTGCGCAGGTGCTGCACCGCCTGGCCAAGGGGGAGTTGCGCGTCGTGGTGACCGCGGCGCGCGGATATTGCCAGCCCATTATGTCCGAGGTGGAGGGCCGGGAGCCCATCTCCCTTGCTGAGGACGCGGAGTATCCGTTGGAGGCCGTGGTCTCTGCCTTAGAGTTCCGCGCCTATAAGCATGTGGATATGGTGGCCAAGCGGGGTGAGTATGCTACGCGCGGCGGCATTCTGGACGTGTTTCCCACCACCTCTGATTACCCGGTGCGCGTGGAGTTCTGGGGCGATGAGATCACGGATATCCGCCAGTTTTCCGTAGCAGATCAGCGCGCCATCCCGGAGATTGAGGTGGGTGCGGTGGACATCTTCCCGGCGCGGGAGCTGCCCATTACCAATGAGGTGGCCGCGCGGGCCGGGCGGTTGGCCCCGCAGCATGCGGGCAACGCTGCCTTGGCGGAGCTGCTGACCAAGGTCTCTGAGCACATTCCGGCCGACGGCATGGAGTCCCTCATCCCCGTCCTCGCCACCTCGCCGTTGGTTGCGTTGCCTGAGTTTTTCCCGGCCGGCACCCACATTGTGTTGGTGGGGCCGGAAAAGATCCGCACGCGCATCGCGGACTTGGAAAACACTGACGCCGAGTTTCTGGCCGCGGGCTGGGAGGCCGCCGCTATGGGGGCGGACGGTCCCATAGATGCCGCGAGCCTGGATCTTGAGGCCTCCAGCTACCGCTCTTATGAGTCACTGGAGGCGACCGCGCGTGGACATGAGTTGCCGTTGTGGACTTTTGCGCCGCCGGGGATGTTTGAAGCCGATGAGGCTGACACCCTCCCCCTT
Encoded here:
- a CDS encoding fumarylacetoacetate hydrolase family protein, whose amino-acid sequence is MKLATLRTPYGTTTVRVDGEGFGTELDHEDVGALLASPDWRKAAEMSGEPITFNPANLAPVIPNPGKIICVGLNYAKHIREMGHEAPNQPTLFIKFPDALTGPYDDVYVPDYATSKLDYEGELCAVIGTRAYQVSSDEALDYVAGYAVMNDYSMRDFQKATSQFHAGKSFYRTAGFGPWLTTPDEWSPGRGARIRTQVDGETRQDDNTDDLIFSVAELIEYCSRLYPLNPGDVIVTGTPEGVAAGMNPPRFIGDGQTVRIEIDGLGHLQATTHYGQPDSVDHTNLLSNGGCCGGACGCSAESRH
- the pth gene encoding aminoacyl-tRNA hydrolase — its product is MSETPVLIVGLGNPGPKYVGTRHNVGFEVIDELLTRVSPMPASLSVHKKTNTEIVELPAGRLLGRRAIVAKPRCFMNLSGGAVKALASYYGIEPGDVVVIYDDLELEFGQVKLRSGGGDHGHNGLRSITKSLGTKDYQRLGVGIGRPPGRQDVASFVLKPFAKSEVADLPIVAADAADLLEQSLR
- a CDS encoding HNH endonuclease signature motif containing protein is translated as MSLQTYLSSLAHGIQLVAQVSGASRQDLMDWGASPAHAQELLDLYAAYFGDTAYTRKQERARRTTHDLQVLIRIERFVRRVKKSLDKWRLREELALLPASRVDSVARERLKALKPPKAPVEGVRIRRGSTHWQMVLTGPSKLIGEMYEGQDGTIETFHKRYFAGQSAPEYAINVVVTIDDLDEILDGTGDETLLRCTNGQVLTGAQLLQSKISERGYAALVHPVLGPIDLGTTERLANGKQRKLACIENPVCAWPGCHCPADMSQVHHIIAAKNGGPTSMANLLMLCPYHNAVNEDDKVRNRGRMIKVNGKSAWCSPYGGPPVNTHPGYRAPLLV
- a CDS encoding 50S ribosomal protein L25/general stress protein Ctc; the protein is MASNQPVIKADARNEFGKGAARRARRAGKVPGVIYGHGHDPIHFAVDRLEITALVRNHGVNAVLELEIDGEQHLTMVKHIDQNVLTLDIDHIDLLTIKRGEKVEVEVPVTVTGEPAPGLMINQDAYELLVEANVLSIPEELVASVEGAEDGTVVTAADVELPEGTTLVADGETVVATVSVPEVDEELEAAAEAAEEGGAEAGAESEEEAEESASEESSDNE
- a CDS encoding DNA alkylation repair protein, encoding MMTEPCEDGYCARARAVEAVEEVLAPLADADQAFAMSAAAGRRCEFLGIPVKTRQRATRGILDRRPLDPDFVRGLWSLPEREFKYVACDHLLRQRRFPAALLPLLEELITTEPWWDTVEQLARVAARCLRYDSAAAETINDWATAGDIWLRRAASLCGSGQGLH
- a CDS encoding SDR family NAD(P)-dependent oxidoreductase; this translates as MGRFSSFDGRVALVTGAAYGIGAATAKELAACGAKVVAGDSSEPELQSLVADIREAGGTAEAFVMDQASEADQREAVNFAVRAFGGLHLAVNSSGYGSEPQRSGEFHVSDWDRQIDLNLNSVAYAMRYQLEQFMDQERTSQCAIVNVASVHGFLAAHGHSAYTAAKHGVIGLTRTAALEYASKGIRINAVTPAYVRNTMLAREMDDEEIGKIINAHPLGRLGNPEEVAYLIRFLLSSDASYITGAALPVDGGYTAG
- a CDS encoding ribose-phosphate diphosphokinase: MTGKKIKTKVKKKLMLFSGRAHTELAEAVAKELGTDLVPTTARDFANGEIFIRFEESVRGSDCFVIQSHTQPLNKWLMEQLIMIDALKRGSAKRITAILPFYPYARQDKKHSGREPISARLIADLLTAAGADRIVTVDLHTDQIQGFFDGPVDHMHAMPILVDYIKGKYSLDNLAVVSPDAGRVKVAEKWAHELGDAPLAFVHKTRSTEVANQTVSNRVVGDVEGKDCILLDDMIDTGGTIAGAVRVLKEAGAKSVVIACTHGVFSDPARERLSECGAEEVIATDTLPQSTEGWSNLTVLSIAPLLAKTIHEIFENGSVTTLFEPQEEAQK
- the glmU gene encoding bifunctional UDP-N-acetylglucosamine diphosphorylase/glucosamine-1-phosphate N-acetyltransferase GlmU → MVATNPCAVVVLAAGAGTRMKSSKQKTLHDIGGRQLVGHALHAAAGINPQHIVTVVGHQRDQVSPAVDAIAAELGREVIQAVQEEQNGTGHAVQCGLEPIPSFEGTVLVTNGDVPLLRAETIQALADEHVAAGNAVTVLSMRLEDPTGYGRIVRDEAGSVTAIVEQKDAQPQQLEIDEVNSGVFAFDAAVLRDALTKLDSNNAQGELYITDVLEIAREAGHGVGAHLATDAAELAGVNDRVQLADAGRVLNQRTVEAAMRGGATIEDPATTWIDVTVRIGQDVTIHPGTQLKGTTVIADGAEIGPDTTLTNMEVGEEATVVRTHGSDSSIGARANVGPFTFIRPGTILAEEGKLGGFVEAKNAQIGRGSKVPHLTYIGDATVGEYSNIGASSVFVNYDGVNKHHTTIGSHVRTGSDTMFIAPVQIGDGVYSGAGTVIKEDVPAGALVVSGGKQRNIEGWVQRKRPGTPAAEAAEAAQARSIETGSGSEESDTV
- a CDS encoding MFS transporter, whose translation is MTHPEGQEGRNEARNATRFAWSNGLQNIGDQLVAAKTVLPWIFQAAGVPGFFTGLLVPIREAGSMLPQAALSPWVTTHRSRKKLWILGSIGQAASALIIALAALCFTGIGLGVVVIAALSALSIFRALCSIAGKDVQGRTISKGRRGKVTGRATQIGGATTLAVGLALYFLGDLPGWGLAALLGLGSLGWLAAALIFSGIYEPHSDEEPRGMDRSWWKDTWHLFHDYKDFRSFVFVRSLLLVSALSTSFIVMLAQEAGSDALSGLAGFIVASGLASLVGGRVSGLLADKSSRSVMAGGAASASVILVLIVAAAAWLPPSLLAWIMPAAFFLVNLAHTAIRVARKTYVVDMAEGDQRTRFVGAANTLMGVFLLVAGGISALVALAGTSFALLLLAAMGFVGVWRARGLKEVSA